The following coding sequences are from one Paenibacillus sp. FSL R5-0912 window:
- a CDS encoding GNAT family N-acetyltransferase: MYQDKELVIRPIAEGDLFRLWELSHKEEAPEWKKWDAPYYEHKRIPWEEYYGNRAEIVGCGNNWVIEVEGEVIGDVSYYWEHKPSLWLEMGIIIYDPAYWSSGYGTKALRLWIGHLFNAYPLVRVGYTTWSGNVRMIRTGVKLGMTMEARLRKCRYYDGQFYDSIRMGLLREEWEALELKGSAAEGSRTKLDK, from the coding sequence ATGTATCAGGATAAGGAATTGGTGATTCGGCCCATAGCTGAAGGGGATCTGTTCAGACTGTGGGAGCTCTCACATAAAGAGGAAGCACCGGAGTGGAAGAAATGGGATGCGCCTTACTACGAACACAAGCGGATTCCGTGGGAAGAGTATTATGGGAACAGAGCGGAGATTGTTGGATGCGGAAATAATTGGGTAATAGAAGTAGAGGGCGAGGTTATAGGCGACGTCAGTTACTATTGGGAGCATAAGCCATCCTTATGGCTGGAAATGGGCATTATCATCTATGATCCGGCATATTGGAGCAGTGGTTACGGGACAAAAGCTCTCAGGCTATGGATCGGTCATCTGTTCAATGCTTATCCGCTGGTCCGTGTAGGCTATACCACATGGTCCGGGAATGTGCGGATGATTAGGACCGGGGTGAAATTAGGCATGACGATGGAAGCAAGACTCCGGAAATGCCGGTACTACGACGGGCAATTCTATGATTCTATTCGAATGGGACTGCTTAGAGAGGAGTGGGAGGCCTTAGAATTGAAAGGATCAGCCGCTGAAGGTTCGCGTACAAAATTAGACAAATAA
- a CDS encoding polymer-forming cytoskeletal protein, producing MKLFKVLVVAGVSAALLSGCGSNNNAANDAGAAATTAPATEQTDAKSTASIVNQADAFTAAVSESGNWIIAVLNDLTVDKDVVVAGEFHDKGDASAAIYRKLALYAQDADHKVTATYTLTAPKVTVQSENFRVQGGTIKGDVYVEANGFNLYKDATIDGNLYYASEDVKATAVIEGKVTGANEVK from the coding sequence ATGAAATTATTCAAAGTTTTAGTAGTAGCAGGGGTATCCGCAGCATTGTTGTCGGGTTGTGGATCGAATAATAATGCAGCTAATGATGCAGGGGCAGCAGCAACTACAGCTCCAGCCACAGAGCAGACTGATGCAAAAAGCACGGCTTCGATCGTTAACCAGGCAGATGCCTTCACTGCTGCTGTAAGCGAAAGCGGCAACTGGATTATAGCGGTTCTGAACGATCTGACCGTGGACAAGGATGTTGTTGTAGCCGGTGAATTCCATGACAAAGGCGATGCAAGTGCAGCAATCTATCGTAAGCTTGCCCTGTATGCACAAGATGCAGACCACAAGGTTACAGCTACCTATACTCTGACAGCACCTAAAGTAACTGTGCAGAGCGAGAACTTCCGCGTTCAAGGCGGTACAATCAAAGGTGACGTATATGTAGAAGCTAACGGATTCAACCTGTACAAAGATGCTACCATCGACGGCAACCTGTACTATGCAAGTGAAGATGTGAAGGCTACTGCTGTGATCGAAGGCAAAGTAACCGGAGCAAATGAAGTTAAATAA
- a CDS encoding anti sigma factor C-terminal domain-containing protein — MEQNQEQDQFIFGGKQAQQLIHKARLRSTLKTIGIIVIVTPIILAVIWYGLYHLRLYQGSKVQSEILWKNEISAPNVHISNQSVKLDSFGGETYNQTYKWLGNKPYIWQPIEESYNLLGRSTGRYGAFGAISLPEQLSTASTHRYNSATGDREMIFYHPEIAYETYEDSISLLKQLEDDTLVELALSFDQAYTLEETRKLLPAGVQPVWFWTDAYTPSYKKYLKETRQTIAADSMIIYGFHGEQFAPYGGVDSFINSVEQLRKHGRNFTWEADQVHQSLAGDNDILEPEDITIIGAVVTGTAKQLEALQNQAYIKGSTFGVVSDTTSLPD, encoded by the coding sequence ATGGAACAGAATCAAGAACAGGACCAGTTTATTTTCGGAGGGAAGCAGGCTCAGCAGCTCATTCACAAAGCCAGACTCCGCTCCACCCTGAAGACCATTGGCATCATTGTTATCGTAACCCCCATTATTCTCGCCGTTATCTGGTATGGCCTCTACCATTTGAGGCTGTATCAGGGCAGCAAGGTACAATCAGAGATTCTCTGGAAAAATGAGATCAGCGCCCCCAATGTGCACATCAGCAACCAGTCGGTGAAATTAGATAGCTTTGGCGGCGAAACCTACAATCAGACTTACAAATGGCTGGGAAATAAGCCTTATATCTGGCAGCCCATCGAGGAATCCTATAATCTGCTGGGCCGCTCCACCGGCAGGTATGGCGCATTCGGAGCGATTTCTCTGCCGGAACAGCTGAGCACAGCATCCACACACCGTTACAACTCTGCCACAGGGGACCGGGAAATGATCTTTTACCATCCGGAGATCGCTTATGAAACGTACGAGGACAGCATCAGTCTGCTGAAGCAGCTGGAAGACGATACACTTGTGGAGCTGGCTTTGTCTTTTGACCAAGCCTATACGCTGGAAGAGACCCGGAAGCTTCTCCCTGCCGGGGTGCAGCCTGTCTGGTTCTGGACGGATGCATATACCCCCTCTTATAAAAAATACCTGAAGGAAACGCGGCAAACCATCGCGGCTGATTCGATGATTATCTACGGATTTCACGGCGAGCAGTTCGCTCCTTACGGCGGTGTGGACTCCTTCATTAACAGTGTCGAGCAGCTGCGCAAGCACGGCAGGAACTTCACCTGGGAAGCAGATCAGGTTCATCAGAGCCTGGCCGGGGATAATGATATTCTGGAGCCGGAGGATATCACAATCATTGGCGCAGTCGTAACCGGCACCGCTAAACAGCTGGAAGCTCTGCAGAACCAGGCTTATATCAAAGGATCAACCTTCGGTGTTGTCTCTGATACCACCTCGCTTCCTGACTAA
- a CDS encoding chemotaxis protein CheW codes for MSSLQKEQYIELAVGAETCAIRIEEIHEIIKMLSITDIPFTRNEVKGVVNLRGKVVSVMSLRNLLGMADEPYTRNTRIIVVNYREEFVGLIVDKVNKVTTYAEIHPPAGGYSRSREAVFHGIGQRDDQLIGILKLEEILGG; via the coding sequence ATGTCATCCTTACAGAAGGAACAGTATATCGAGCTTGCTGTAGGAGCCGAAACCTGCGCAATCCGTATCGAAGAAATTCATGAAATTATCAAAATGCTCAGCATTACAGATATCCCTTTTACCCGGAATGAAGTGAAGGGTGTGGTCAATCTGCGCGGTAAAGTGGTCAGCGTAATGAGCCTGCGCAATTTGCTGGGGATGGCGGATGAGCCATACACCCGGAATACAAGAATTATTGTGGTCAACTACCGGGAGGAGTTCGTGGGTCTCATTGTGGATAAGGTCAATAAAGTGACTACGTATGCTGAGATCCACCCTCCTGCGGGCGGGTATAGCCGCAGCCGCGAAGCGGTTTTCCACGGGATTGGTCAACGGGATGATCAGCTGATTGGCATTCTCAAGCTCGAGGAAATATTGGGCGGTTAG
- a CDS encoding RNA polymerase sigma factor, whose translation MAKETIHHFLQQAGTLLYRYLRKRGLAREDAEDIVQDTCYKYLIYQDGIGPKQVMGWMFRVATNQFYDLKRKDKRHPTVDVDDIQLLSLTHLPEIQLLRRETAQNIRDTLSLLSEQHQELLILKYELNLTYKELSSLYGMNENTLKTHVTRAKNQFIKHYREGQ comes from the coding sequence ATGGCCAAAGAAACCATTCATCACTTTCTGCAGCAAGCCGGAACTTTGCTATACCGGTACTTGAGAAAACGCGGACTCGCCCGCGAGGATGCTGAAGATATCGTTCAGGACACCTGTTATAAATACTTAATCTATCAGGATGGCATCGGCCCGAAACAAGTCATGGGCTGGATGTTCCGGGTAGCGACTAATCAATTCTATGATCTTAAGAGGAAAGATAAACGCCATCCCACGGTCGATGTTGACGACATTCAGCTTCTTTCTTTGACCCATCTGCCGGAGATTCAGCTGCTGAGGCGGGAAACCGCACAGAATATCCGCGACACACTGTCTCTGCTCTCTGAGCAGCATCAGGAGCTGCTGATTCTCAAATATGAGCTGAACCTGACCTACAAGGAGCTCTCATCCCTGTACGGTATGAATGAGAATACGCTCAAGACTCATGTTACGCGCGCCAAAAACCAATTCATCAAACACTATAGGGAGGGTCAATAA
- a CDS encoding CPBP family intramembrane glutamic endopeptidase, producing the protein MKNTAAKGHPVIFSLMLGVVLTFLVSVASAVASIQEFGDMGIRNAQACAFLVMAIIVTVYMKRKDSSLVRFGFRKLDAKQAKPVLFYIPLLILAVAQPVMAGINVKMTAAEVISIVIMTMIVGYTEESIFRGIIRDKLKHKGPVFYIIFSSVFFGVLHMVNAFGGKDIISTLLQVANALLLGCVLALLIEAGNNIIPLIAFHFIYDALAMVSNDNVENEVLFVGILNIMYLIYGIYLLVVLTRRNENNSLSM; encoded by the coding sequence ATGAAGAACACCGCTGCCAAAGGACACCCTGTTATTTTCTCGCTGATGCTGGGAGTCGTCCTGACCTTTCTAGTTTCAGTAGCATCTGCAGTAGCATCCATTCAGGAGTTTGGAGACATGGGGATAAGGAATGCCCAGGCCTGTGCTTTCCTGGTTATGGCCATCATCGTTACTGTATATATGAAGCGGAAGGATTCCTCACTAGTGAGATTCGGCTTCCGCAAGCTTGACGCCAAGCAGGCCAAACCTGTGCTGTTCTACATCCCCCTGCTGATTCTTGCGGTAGCCCAGCCGGTTATGGCTGGAATCAATGTGAAGATGACGGCGGCTGAAGTGATCAGTATCGTGATCATGACGATGATTGTGGGGTATACTGAGGAATCCATTTTCCGGGGAATCATCAGAGATAAGCTGAAGCATAAGGGCCCTGTATTTTATATTATTTTCTCGTCCGTATTCTTTGGTGTTCTACATATGGTCAATGCGTTTGGCGGAAAAGATATCATAAGCACACTTCTCCAGGTTGCCAATGCACTGCTGCTGGGCTGCGTCCTCGCCTTACTGATTGAGGCAGGCAACAATATCATTCCGCTGATCGCCTTTCATTTCATTTATGATGCTCTGGCGATGGTCAGCAATGACAATGTGGAGAATGAGGTTCTGTTTGTGGGTATTCTGAATATCATGTACTTAATTTATGGTATCTATCTGTTAGTGGTCTTGACCCGGCGGAATGAAAATAATAGTCTGTCCATGTAA
- a CDS encoding PIG-L deacetylase family protein: MDISTMAALMSPPDLTGCRRILCVQPHPDDNEVGIGGTIASLAERGCEIHYLTVTNGDLGAVDEHLSSAEIAAVRARELEAAGRSLGATVFHQLAHGDGTLEHIPALAEEIAGIIRTVQPDVILCPDPWLSYEAHYDHIVTGRAAAQAFLSSGLPLYPRGTNTRPWQPKAIGFYFTSEPNTVVDITEHFERKFAALALHSSQFSEETLAMYRIYFREKGRQLAEGKDFELGEGLKLLSPLHLHCFVDARLI, translated from the coding sequence ATGGATATATCCACTATGGCCGCACTGATGTCCCCTCCCGATCTGACAGGCTGCCGCAGAATATTATGCGTACAGCCGCACCCGGATGATAATGAGGTGGGCATCGGCGGGACAATCGCCTCTTTGGCGGAGCGGGGCTGCGAGATTCATTATTTAACCGTGACGAACGGGGATCTAGGTGCGGTGGACGAGCATTTGTCTTCTGCCGAGATTGCAGCCGTCCGCGCACGTGAGCTGGAAGCCGCAGGGCGGTCGCTGGGTGCCACAGTGTTCCATCAGCTGGCCCACGGCGACGGCACCCTGGAGCATATTCCGGCGCTGGCAGAAGAGATTGCCGGGATCATCCGTACCGTGCAGCCGGATGTTATCCTCTGTCCTGATCCGTGGCTGAGCTATGAGGCACATTATGATCATATCGTTACAGGCAGAGCCGCAGCCCAGGCCTTCCTGTCGTCCGGACTTCCGCTGTATCCCCGGGGGACAAACACCCGCCCCTGGCAGCCGAAGGCCATTGGTTTCTATTTCACCTCGGAGCCGAATACGGTGGTTGACATTACAGAGCACTTCGAGCGGAAGTTCGCAGCCTTAGCCCTGCACAGCAGCCAATTCAGTGAGGAGACTCTGGCGATGTACCGGATCTATTTCCGCGAAAAAGGCCGCCAGCTCGCCGAAGGCAAAGACTTCGAGCTTGGCGAAGGCCTGAAGCTGCTGTCCCCGTTGCATCTGCATTGCTTCGTGGATGCCCGGCTGATCTGA
- a CDS encoding methyl-accepting chemotaxis protein produces the protein MKWFGNMKTATKIISAFMVVSLILAGLGVYSIFSLSSSNQNMKAMYNNNLISVRDLSAVKINYQVIRVYIRDMSNTTDATQIAGYQDKIESSRQDLIQKVDNYRPLATTGTEKELLNDFDKEYEVYLKLFEEALALAELDDPAQFNTFLTTQLNAQGEKVLENLDGLIEFNVELADEANRHSQSAYSSALVITISVVAAAVIISILIGYLIARSISKPLMQMLRLASEVASGNLTQQSDISTKDEVGQLAAALNRMVHNLKDLINGIVMNSQSVAASSEQISASTQEIASTSTNQSAAATNITELFKELSLAIDSVASSAEEAAELSNETVRTAREGGYVVETSLHGMQTVNHQMKQLEEDSGKIGDIIEVIDDIAEQTNLLALNAAIEAARAGEQGRGFAVVADEVRKLAERSSDATKEITKIIKAMQENTKQSVRAVAESVEQSSMTSQAFEQIISMVNTSSLKVNEIAAACEEESAQAAEVMSSVQSIAASSEESAAASEETAATCQALALLSEDLAQSAAAFKTH, from the coding sequence ATGAAATGGTTCGGAAACATGAAAACAGCAACAAAAATTATCTCAGCTTTTATGGTGGTCTCTTTAATTCTGGCGGGACTCGGGGTGTATTCCATTTTCTCGCTGAGCAGCAGTAATCAGAATATGAAGGCCATGTATAACAACAATCTGATTTCGGTCAGAGATCTGTCTGCTGTCAAAATCAATTATCAGGTCATCCGGGTATATATACGCGATATGAGCAACACCACAGATGCAACCCAAATTGCCGGTTATCAGGACAAGATTGAATCTTCCCGGCAGGATCTGATCCAGAAGGTGGACAATTACCGTCCGCTGGCCACGACCGGCACGGAGAAAGAGCTGCTGAACGATTTTGACAAGGAGTATGAGGTCTATCTGAAGCTGTTTGAGGAAGCGCTTGCCCTGGCTGAACTGGATGATCCAGCTCAATTTAATACTTTCCTGACGACCCAATTGAATGCGCAGGGAGAGAAAGTGCTTGAGAACCTGGATGGTCTGATCGAATTTAACGTGGAGCTGGCCGATGAAGCGAACCGCCACTCCCAATCAGCCTATTCCTCGGCGCTGGTGATTACCATTTCAGTTGTCGCGGCTGCTGTAATCATCAGCATTCTTATAGGTTACCTGATCGCCAGATCCATCTCCAAACCGCTTATGCAGATGCTGCGGCTGGCCTCAGAGGTGGCCAGCGGTAATTTGACCCAGCAATCCGATATTTCCACCAAGGATGAAGTGGGCCAACTGGCTGCTGCGCTGAACCGGATGGTTCATAACCTGAAGGACCTGATCAACGGGATTGTTATGAATTCACAGAGTGTAGCTGCGTCTTCCGAGCAAATCTCAGCAAGTACCCAGGAAATCGCCAGTACCAGCACGAACCAGTCTGCGGCGGCAACGAACATTACCGAACTGTTCAAGGAGCTGTCGCTGGCTATTGATTCCGTAGCCTCCAGCGCAGAGGAAGCGGCGGAGCTGTCGAATGAGACGGTGCGCACAGCCCGGGAAGGCGGATACGTGGTTGAGACCTCGCTGCACGGAATGCAGACCGTCAATCACCAGATGAAACAGCTCGAAGAGGATTCCGGCAAAATCGGAGACATCATCGAAGTGATTGATGATATTGCCGAGCAGACCAATCTGCTGGCTTTGAATGCGGCGATTGAAGCTGCTCGTGCCGGAGAGCAGGGCCGCGGCTTCGCAGTGGTGGCGGATGAAGTCCGCAAGCTTGCCGAGCGCAGCAGTGATGCCACGAAGGAAATCACGAAGATCATCAAGGCCATGCAGGAGAATACGAAGCAAAGCGTCCGGGCAGTAGCGGAAAGCGTTGAGCAGTCTTCGATGACCAGCCAGGCCTTTGAACAGATTATCAGTATGGTTAATACTTCTTCACTCAAAGTGAATGAAATTGCTGCCGCCTGTGAAGAGGAATCCGCTCAGGCAGCCGAAGTGATGAGCTCGGTCCAGTCCATTGCCGCCTCCAGTGAGGAATCCGCAGCGGCTTCAGAGGAAACGGCAGCTACCTGCCAGGCTCTGGCCCTCTTATCCGAGGATTTAGCCCAGTCGGCTGCTGCGTTCAAGACTCATTAA
- a CDS encoding serine hydrolase domain-containing protein: MNLSALSDSLEPLNLRSCLIQQQGRLIFEHYRDQRTSSEIAKINSCTKSILSALVCIAMDQGQLSGPSAPISEFFPQLSRDADTRKQQITIGQLLTMSAGFRWTEFGGANSFPKMTRSPHWVNYVLEQPLADEPGTRMEYNSGISQLLSSIVVQASGMSTARFAEQYLFGPLGITEYEWESDPQGIHTGGYGLKLGPASLLNFGQLYLQQGVWENSQIISSEWVARSAQPAMQTEPPRHGGYGWHWWTDSIAGDTRTGESAAVDYYYARGYAGQFVYVLPELETVVVLTRDNMRGRNNPPPDVFGEYIAPQLMNPSGL; the protein is encoded by the coding sequence ATGAACCTGTCAGCACTTTCCGACTCCCTTGAGCCGCTGAACCTGCGGAGCTGTCTGATCCAGCAGCAGGGCCGTCTGATCTTTGAACATTATAGAGATCAGCGCACTTCTTCCGAGATTGCCAAGATCAACTCCTGCACCAAGAGCATACTCTCCGCGCTGGTCTGCATCGCGATGGACCAAGGCCAGCTTTCCGGTCCTTCGGCTCCTATCAGCGAATTCTTCCCGCAGCTCAGCCGTGACGCTGATACACGCAAGCAGCAAATTACAATCGGACAGCTGCTCACCATGTCTGCCGGCTTTCGCTGGACCGAATTCGGCGGCGCGAATTCCTTCCCCAAGATGACCCGTTCCCCCCATTGGGTGAACTATGTACTGGAGCAGCCGCTTGCGGATGAACCGGGTACCCGGATGGAGTACAACTCAGGGATATCGCAATTACTGTCGTCTATTGTGGTGCAGGCTTCAGGAATGAGCACAGCAAGATTCGCCGAGCAATATCTCTTCGGACCTCTCGGAATTACGGAGTATGAGTGGGAGAGTGATCCCCAAGGCATCCATACGGGCGGATACGGGTTGAAGCTGGGGCCTGCCAGCCTGCTGAATTTCGGACAGCTGTATTTACAGCAGGGAGTCTGGGAGAATTCGCAGATTATTTCCAGCGAATGGGTAGCACGTTCGGCACAGCCCGCTATGCAGACTGAGCCGCCCCGCCATGGCGGATACGGCTGGCACTGGTGGACAGACTCAATAGCAGGTGATACCAGAACCGGAGAGTCTGCTGCGGTGGATTATTATTATGCACGGGGCTATGCAGGGCAGTTTGTATATGTACTGCCGGAGCTTGAGACGGTGGTCGTGCTGACCCGGGACAATATGCGGGGCCGCAACAATCCGCCGCCTGACGTATTCGGCGAGTATATCGCACCGCAGCTTATGAATCCAAGCGGACTTTAG
- a CDS encoding MFS transporter, whose translation MTTKVPLAEKMVFSGGLLGQNMLYSFMSMYILFFYTDLLGIPATTASVILVVASIFDACLDPLMGMITDKTRSRWGKFRPYLLFAPFLIALATIVCFWDFGGSSTTTLVIATVSYLLWGMLYTVCDTPLWALSSVISTEPGERTLFVTLGKIGGTLGAVVITVGGIQLLLAFGGERSTQAYLYSAIIIGIIAAFSIFLTGILTRERVAPSPVKISFRQNLQTVYKNKPLLTLLASLLIINLVNGIRQSIQLYYVVYVWGDAGYATQVGISLVVGMLLGMTATPPLLRRFSKKKVFILSCILGSLSCILPYLLGDHNVLTTLVFFAVSFFFSGMTTIVSTSMLLDTIDYSEWKLGFRGEGIVFSTNTFVTKFSGALSRLIIGASLGLLSYVENQPSTPRLQQGLSFVMFLLPALCFLAAILPILFYNISDKQRLQTLNDLENTRSV comes from the coding sequence TTGACAACAAAAGTACCTTTGGCTGAGAAAATGGTGTTCTCCGGCGGCTTGCTGGGCCAGAATATGCTGTACAGCTTCATGTCGATGTATATTCTGTTCTTCTACACGGATCTGCTGGGTATTCCGGCGACTACTGCCAGCGTCATACTGGTAGTGGCGAGCATCTTCGATGCTTGTCTTGATCCGCTGATGGGCATGATTACCGACAAAACACGCTCCAGGTGGGGCAAATTCAGGCCTTATCTGCTGTTCGCCCCCTTCCTGATTGCGCTGGCAACCATCGTCTGCTTCTGGGACTTCGGAGGCTCCTCTACAACGACGCTGGTGATCGCCACCGTATCGTATCTGCTCTGGGGGATGCTGTATACAGTCTGTGACACGCCACTTTGGGCCTTGTCGTCCGTCATTTCTACAGAACCGGGTGAACGGACATTGTTCGTCACTTTAGGCAAAATCGGCGGAACCCTCGGTGCGGTCGTGATCACAGTCGGCGGTATCCAGCTGCTGCTGGCCTTCGGCGGTGAACGGAGCACACAAGCTTATCTGTATTCCGCAATTATTATAGGAATCATTGCCGCTTTCTCTATTTTCCTGACCGGAATTCTTACCAGGGAAAGGGTCGCCCCTTCTCCCGTGAAGATCTCGTTCCGGCAAAATCTGCAAACGGTGTATAAAAATAAACCGCTGCTCACCCTGCTTGCCTCGCTGCTGATTATTAACCTGGTCAACGGCATCCGGCAGAGCATCCAGCTGTATTATGTGGTCTATGTCTGGGGGGATGCCGGTTATGCAACCCAGGTCGGGATTAGTCTTGTTGTAGGCATGCTGCTGGGAATGACGGCTACGCCGCCGCTTTTGCGCCGCTTCTCCAAGAAGAAGGTATTCATCCTCTCCTGCATACTGGGGAGCTTGTCCTGCATCCTGCCTTATCTTCTCGGTGACCACAATGTTCTGACCACGCTGGTGTTCTTCGCGGTCAGCTTCTTCTTCTCGGGCATGACAACCATTGTGAGCACATCAATGCTGCTGGATACCATTGATTATTCGGAGTGGAAGCTGGGCTTCCGGGGCGAGGGGATTGTGTTCTCCACGAACACCTTTGTTACTAAATTCAGCGGGGCATTGTCACGGCTCATTATCGGTGCAAGTCTGGGCCTGCTTAGCTATGTTGAGAATCAGCCGTCGACTCCAAGGCTCCAGCAGGGGCTCAGCTTCGTGATGTTTCTCTTGCCCGCCCTCTGTTTCCTGGCCGCAATTCTGCCGATTCTGTTCTACAATATCAGTGACAAGCAGAGGCTGCAGACACTGAATGATTTGGAGAATACCCGGTCCGTATAG
- a CDS encoding chemotaxis protein CheA has translation MMMELSAYRDIFIEELNEQLERIDQSLLTLEHAPAPELVQTIFRAAHTIKGSASTMGFREMSDLTHEVEYALEWVREKKPEITGKLIDTLFRALDAMKLLRTQYISGGDYADCSAVVAEIKALINMPDEPQPVRLPVLSPAERLLAEEAVVAGYSLLSVAVTLKEECLMKAARHYMLLQRIEDVCGKVVAVALSAAAAIGADEDSRYIRFAVVAAAGKDIQQISEQLAGDSDVQSIAVTPFVPGPETVTGAAAVEPSLAGPPSSPNMERGNSTQPTVRVSVERLDHLMNLVGELLIEQTSLADLSAAGLRNDPAKVLPGIGGVSDHMGTIIKELQEGVMKTRMLPIDQLFNRFPRLVRDLAHKLGKEIELLIQGGETELDRMIIEELSDPLIHLIRNSTDHGIESPEARVERGKSPKGMITLTSFHEENQVVIRLEDDGQGIDAGRIKASALSKGIITEEQAGFLTAQEAIHLIFEPGFSTAAEVSEVSGRGVGMDIVRSQIGRLNGIIDIETVPGQGTVFIIRLPLTLAIIKGLLVNVSGRVLILPMYNVAEIVRISPEDIQIIQGEQAIINHGRIVPLSWLRDKLHYPRTERSSKTIPLVIVRSVDRIAAFAVDEIIGNQEVVIKSLGVYLGTMNHLSGATILGNGRVALILDASYLVSH, from the coding sequence ATGATGATGGAACTATCTGCCTACCGCGATATTTTCATAGAAGAGCTGAATGAGCAACTGGAGCGGATCGACCAATCCCTGCTCACGCTGGAGCATGCACCGGCACCTGAGCTAGTCCAGACAATATTCCGCGCAGCCCACACCATCAAGGGCTCAGCCTCAACCATGGGCTTCCGTGAAATGAGCGATCTGACGCATGAGGTTGAATATGCCCTTGAATGGGTCCGGGAGAAGAAACCGGAGATTACCGGAAAGCTGATTGATACGCTCTTCCGGGCGCTCGACGCCATGAAGCTGCTTCGCACCCAATATATCAGCGGCGGTGATTACGCCGACTGCAGCGCCGTCGTTGCGGAGATTAAGGCATTGATTAATATGCCGGATGAACCACAGCCGGTCCGGTTGCCCGTCTTAAGTCCGGCGGAGAGGCTCCTGGCCGAAGAAGCCGTGGTTGCCGGGTACTCGCTGCTGTCCGTTGCGGTAACGCTCAAAGAGGAGTGCCTGATGAAGGCGGCACGGCATTATATGCTGCTGCAGCGTATCGAAGATGTATGCGGTAAGGTCGTTGCTGTCGCGCTGTCGGCAGCAGCGGCCATCGGAGCAGATGAAGACTCGCGTTACATCCGGTTTGCTGTAGTGGCCGCTGCCGGCAAAGATATTCAGCAGATATCAGAACAGCTGGCGGGTGATTCTGACGTCCAGAGTATTGCCGTCACTCCATTCGTGCCCGGTCCCGAAACGGTTACTGGCGCGGCGGCGGTTGAACCGTCACTGGCGGGGCCTCCGTCTTCCCCGAACATGGAAAGGGGGAACAGTACCCAGCCGACGGTAAGGGTAAGTGTGGAACGTCTGGACCATCTGATGAATCTGGTAGGCGAACTGCTGATCGAGCAGACCTCGCTGGCCGATCTGAGTGCAGCCGGCCTGCGGAATGATCCGGCTAAGGTATTGCCGGGTATAGGCGGAGTGTCGGATCATATGGGCACTATTATCAAGGAGCTGCAGGAAGGTGTAATGAAGACCCGGATGCTTCCGATAGATCAATTGTTCAACCGGTTTCCGCGTCTGGTCCGGGATCTGGCCCATAAGCTGGGGAAGGAGATTGAACTCCTGATCCAGGGAGGCGAGACCGAGCTCGACCGGATGATTATCGAAGAGCTGAGTGATCCGTTGATCCATTTGATCCGCAACAGCACCGATCACGGGATTGAAAGTCCGGAAGCCCGCGTAGAACGCGGGAAATCCCCCAAGGGTATGATTACACTCACCTCTTTTCATGAGGAGAATCAGGTGGTTATCCGCCTGGAGGACGACGGGCAGGGCATAGATGCCGGCAGAATTAAAGCCTCCGCACTTAGCAAAGGCATCATCACTGAAGAACAGGCCGGGTTCTTAACGGCTCAAGAAGCCATCCACCTGATCTTTGAGCCCGGCTTCTCAACGGCTGCCGAAGTAAGTGAGGTGTCGGGCCGGGGGGTGGGGATGGATATCGTACGCAGCCAGATTGGACGGCTTAACGGCATCATTGATATCGAAACGGTACCGGGCCAAGGGACTGTGTTCATAATCCGTCTGCCGCTTACACTGGCCATCATTAAGGGGCTGCTGGTGAATGTATCCGGCCGGGTGCTGATCCTTCCCATGTATAATGTAGCGGAAATAGTGCGTATCTCCCCCGAAGACATTCAGATCATTCAAGGTGAACAGGCGATTATTAACCACGGGCGGATTGTGCCGCTTTCCTGGCTTCGAGACAAGCTGCATTACCCGCGGACCGAGCGCAGCTCCAAGACCATCCCGCTGGTGATTGTCCGGTCCGTGGACCGGATCGCCGCCTTTGCCGTCGATGAGATCATTGGTAATCAGGAGGTGGTCATTAAGTCGCTGGGTGTGTATTTGGGGACGATGAATCATCTCTCCGGGGCAACAATTCTGGGGAATGGGCGGGTTGCGCTGATTCTGGATGCCTCCTATCTGGTCAGCCATTAA